cagCTCAGAAAAGCTGCCATCCATGGAGGCTGCCTCTGCCCAGagctggcctgaggctcaggcagccatggcggccgacagtggcagcagcagcagtgatgaaggtgttgccttcccctgatctgctggttgcctcccaaagggagagggcctaagctctcagtaggacatcccctgagggctcctggactgtgagagggggggcaggcagggctgagggacccccagacgcccagtgcacaaatttttatgcactgggcctctagtattatatacaaaaagaaataaaaagaaagttggtaagagagtagatcttaaatgtaaTCACCaacaccagaaaaataaaaaaggttacaAAATGGTGTTAGGTAATCTTATTATGGTAATTACTTtgcaatataaatgtatttaatcatCACattatacaccttaaacttacatatgttatatgtcaaaaataacacaataatggaaattttgttatttaaaagtaaatattaaaatctttaaaagaatTATAATTACAGATGTctattaccattttaattttagtatttGTCTGTTTATACTTAAAATACAATACTATAATTAACCTACTTAAGGAAATCCAACTGCAAATATAACagtatgtgtttttgttttcttttccttgccatAGGGGATCATGGACATCGAAGCATATTTTGAAAGAATTGGTTATAAGAACTCTAGGAACAAATTGGACCTGGAAACGTTAACTGACATTCTTCAGCACCAGATCCAGACCATTCCCTTTGAGAACCTTAACATCCACTGTGGGGAACCCATGGAATTGGGCTTGGAGGCCGTTTTTGATCAACTTGTGAGGaagaaccggggtgggtggtgtCTCCAGATCAACCAAATTCTGCACTGGGCTCTCACCACAATGGGTTTTGAGACCACAATGCTGGGAAGCTATGTTTGCAACGTTACAACTGAAAAATACACCAGGGCTATCATGCACCTCCTGCTGATGGTGACGGTGGGTGGCAGGAAATACATAGTTGATGCTGGGTATGGAAGCTCTTACCAGATGAGGCAGCCTGTTGAGTTAATTTCTGGGAAGGATCAGCCTCAGGTGGCTTGCATCTTCCGCTTGACAGAAGAGGGAGGAACCTGGTACCTGGACCAAATCAGAAGAGAGCAGTATGTTCCAAACCAAGAATTCCTTAATTCTGAGctcctggaaaagaaaaagtacagaaaGATCTACTCCTTTACGCTTGAACCTCAAACAATTGAAGATTTTGAGTCTCCAAATTCATACTTTCAGACATCTCCAGCATCTGCGTGTGTAAAAGACTCTTATTGTGTCATTCACACCCCAGATGAAGTTTACTGCTTAGTGGGTTTTACTCTCATGCATCGAAGATTCAGTTATAAGGACAACATGGATCTGGTGGAGTTTAAGACACTGAATGtggaagaaatagaggaagagctgaaaaagatatttaatatttccttGGAGAAAAAGTTTGTGCCCAAACATAGTGCAACTTTTTTTACCATTTAGAGTAATGAGTAATAAAATGGATCAgtccccaaaggcaagggaagtaaaaataaatgaatgggactacaccaaactaaaaggcttctgcacagtgaaagaaacccatcaacaaaacaaaaaggcaaccaaactaatgggagaagatattttccAACAATACCTCTGATAAGGGGCTTATATCCAAACCATATAAAGACCTTATACAACTCGAGAAccaaaaaatctaattaaaaatactttcaacaataaagttaaattttagaaaatgagcagaggacctgaataaacacttctcccaagaagacataaaaatggccaacagatgtataaaaaatgctcaaattcactagttattaggaaaatgcaaatcaaaaccatatgaAAGGGAGGGGGGTTAGTGCTGGGTGAAAACGGTGACGGGgttaagcaaaaacaacaacaaaacttatagacaaagacaacagcatggtgatttctagaggggaaggaggtgggtgaggtagaagagggaaatgggggatCTATGGTGatgaaaagagacttgacttgggtagGTGAACACACAATGTGATAcagagatgatgtattatagcatCGTacgcctgaaacctatataattttattgaccaatgtcaccccaattggcttaattttttttaaaaggaaaagattcaAGATAGTTAATGCTGCTGAGAAATGAAGAATTATCACAAATATAAACATCTAATTTAGTAATGAGGACATCACTGGTGACCTTAAAAGAGCATGCTCAGTGGATAAGTGGGGATGACAGCTTGATGAAAATGAACTGACGAGAATATTCAAGTAAAGAATTAGAAACAGTACTTATTAGTCATTGAAGACCGTACTTTGTAGAAAGTAAGCCTATTGGTTCAAAACAGGAACATAAAACTAGAATATAATTCTGTGTGCTTACATACCAAACTCACAGTAGTCAGTTGTTCAGAGGAGGCGTTAGCTTTCTATGTAacgctttttactttttttttttttttaagtaaagtgcACTTGGATTACTTATATCAATGTTCAGAGAATGTTAGTAtttacatatatcctttctctgCCTTGTGGGCACATGGCTAGATCCCATTTTCAACCCTCCACAGCAGTTTGGTAGAACCATGTGACTGAGATCCAACCAATGGAATGTGATAACAAATGATATGCACAACTTTCAGCCTAAACCATGAATGCTTCCCACCAGTGAGCTCATTGCTATCTTTCCCCACTGGCTGATGGAAAAGACGCTGAGGACATAGAGAAAGTGGGGCCACAGATGAAAAGATCTTGGGTCCCTGAACAGCTGTGGGGTACAACATGGGATGTAATATGGGTGAAAAATAAACTCTTCCTGAAATTTTcagtgtttgtttgttcgttttagTAGCTGGCTTCATTTACCTTAACTaatatgataaataaatatatataattaaaattatatttgtatcaATATAAATtggatttacaaaaataaagaactgTTGTTATGACATGGGAAAAATGAGAATTAGGGGAAGAACTGGATAGTATTTCAGTAAAGGCTGCATCTAAGTGAAATGATCAATTTATTGCTCAAAGCAGGACACTTCTGAGAATGAAAGGGGAAACCACGAATTATTATGCCAGGATATCTGGTATAAACCAGGACTGCcccagacagagaagcatagTCATCTTACTCAAAAACCCATCCAAGATCTCATTATTAAGTAAAGAGTGTATGTATTGCTTTAAAACAGCAGGTCAAAGGAAAGGTTATAGACCCAGAGGTCCATAGACTGGGCCCAGATCACAATCAAGGACCTTGGACTTGCCAAATCACTCTGTTCTCAACCATCACAAGAACTTAGCTGAGAACAACAAAGATTTGGACCTCTTCTTGTTCAATGATTGCAGCCAACCAAGGAGCCTGGTAATTTCAGGAAACTGATATCTGCCAGCTCTAGAGTTAATCCCTTAGAGTGGTTCCAAACATGGGCTGGGAGGCATACTGCGTGAGGAAGTCCCCGCTCTGCCACTTCCTAATTAAGGTGATTGTGAGCAAGTTATTAACCACTCTGGGCTCCAATTTGCCTGTACAGTGGGAAGAAGAAGAATACTTCCATCAAAGGATTGTTACTGAGCATGCAATGAGACAAATAAggtaaagtgctttaaaaaatgccTGGCACTGAAAACACTCCGGATATGTCAGCTATAATGACTGTGGTTGTCATAAACGATCTGAAATGTACATCTCATTATCCTGTTGGGTACTAGGCGCATGAGTGTCCAGTGACCATAA
The sequence above is a segment of the Eptesicus fuscus isolate TK198812 chromosome 8, DD_ASM_mEF_20220401, whole genome shotgun sequence genome. Coding sequences within it:
- the LOC103288200 gene encoding arylamine N-acetyltransferase 1-like; this translates as MDIEAYFERIGYKNSRNKLDLETLTDILQHQIQTIPFENLNIHCGEPMELGLEAVFDQLVRKNRGGWCLQINQILHWALTTMGFETTMLGSYVCNVTTEKYTRAIMHLLLMVTVGGRKYIVDAGYGSSYQMRQPVELISGKDQPQVACIFRLTEEGGTWYLDQIRREQYVPNQEFLNSELLEKKKYRKIYSFTLEPQTIEDFESPNSYFQTSPASACVKDSYCVIHTPDEVYCLVGFTLMHRRFSYKDNMDLVEFKTLNVEEIEEELKKIFNISLEKKFVPKHSATFFTI